In Pseudomonas sp. GCEP-101, one DNA window encodes the following:
- the pcaF gene encoding 3-oxoadipyl-CoA thiolase, with amino-acid sequence MTDALIIDAVRTPIGRYAGALSGVRADDLAAIPMKALMQRHPELDWSAIDDVIFGCANQAGEDNRNVAHMASLLAGLPVSVPGTTLNRLCGSGLDAVGSAARALRCNEAGLMLAGGVESMSRAPFVMGKSEQAFGRSAEIFDTTIGWRFVNQLMKQQFGIDSMPETAENVAEQFNISRADQDAFALRSQHKAAAAQASGRLAKEIVPVEIPHRKGPPKVVEQDEHPRGDTTLEQLARLGTPFREGGSVTAGNASGVNDGACALLMATPAAAARHGLKARARVVAMATAGVEPRIMGIGPVPATRKVLELAGLSLADMDVIELNEAFAAQGLAVLRELGLADDDARVNPNGGAIALGHPLGMSGARLVTTALHELEERGGRYALCTMCIGVGQGIALIIERI; translated from the coding sequence ATGACCGACGCCCTGATCATCGACGCCGTGCGCACGCCCATCGGTCGCTACGCCGGCGCCCTGTCCGGCGTGCGCGCCGACGACCTCGCGGCGATCCCGATGAAGGCCCTGATGCAACGCCATCCGGAGCTGGACTGGAGCGCCATCGACGACGTGATTTTCGGCTGCGCCAACCAGGCCGGCGAAGACAACCGCAACGTCGCCCACATGGCCTCGCTGCTGGCCGGCCTGCCGGTGAGCGTGCCCGGCACCACGCTGAACCGTCTGTGCGGCTCGGGCCTGGACGCCGTGGGCAGCGCCGCGCGCGCCCTGCGCTGCAACGAGGCCGGGCTGATGCTGGCCGGCGGCGTGGAATCCATGTCCCGCGCACCCTTCGTGATGGGCAAGTCCGAGCAGGCGTTCGGCCGCAGCGCGGAAATCTTCGACACCACCATCGGCTGGCGCTTCGTCAACCAGCTGATGAAGCAGCAGTTCGGCATCGACTCCATGCCCGAGACGGCGGAGAACGTCGCCGAGCAGTTCAACATCAGCCGCGCCGACCAGGACGCCTTCGCCCTGCGCAGCCAGCACAAGGCCGCCGCCGCGCAAGCCAGCGGCCGCCTGGCGAAGGAAATCGTCCCGGTGGAGATTCCCCACCGCAAGGGCCCGCCCAAGGTAGTCGAGCAGGACGAGCATCCGCGCGGCGACACCACCCTGGAGCAACTGGCCAGGCTCGGCACGCCGTTCCGCGAAGGCGGCAGCGTCACCGCCGGCAACGCCTCGGGCGTCAACGACGGCGCCTGCGCTTTGCTGATGGCAACCCCGGCCGCCGCCGCGCGCCATGGCCTGAAGGCCCGCGCCCGCGTGGTGGCCATGGCCACTGCCGGCGTCGAGCCGCGGATCATGGGCATCGGCCCGGTGCCGGCGACCCGCAAGGTGCTGGAGCTGGCCGGTCTGTCGCTGGCCGACATGGACGTGATCGAGTTGAACGAAGCCTTCGCCGCCCAGGGCCTCGCCGTGCTGCGCGAGCTGGGCCTGGCGGACGACGACGCGCGGGTGAACCCCAACGGCGGCGCCATCGCCCTCGGCCATCCGCTGGGCATGAGCGGCGCCCGCCTGGTCACCACCGCCCTGCACGAACTGGAAGAACGCGGCGGCCGCTACGCCCTGTGCACCATGTGCATCGGCGTCGGCCAGGGCATTGCGCTGATCATCGAACGGATCTGA